The following are from one region of the Paenibacillus bovis genome:
- the ftsH gene encoding ATP-dependent zinc metalloprotease FtsH translates to MNRFIRNSGFYLILFLVVVGIVRYVSDGSEAADNPRYDQLKAALNSGNVASVTIQYDNYAYLVTGMYKEQPEGAKTKQFSSYIPATDAALDLINTASETKGTQVTVKPKEGDSIWLSFITSMIPLVIMFILFFFLFNQAQGGGGKVMNFGKSRARLYNEEKKKITFEDVAGADEEKQELVEVVDFLKDPRKFNTVGARIPKGVLLVGPPGTGKTLLARAVAGEAGVPFFSISGSDFVEMFVGVGASRVRDLFENAKKNAPCIIFIDEIDAVGRQRGAGLGGGHDEREQTLNQLLVEMDGFGANEGIIIVAATNRPDILDPALLRPGRFDRQITVDRPDVKGREAVLKVHARNKPLTKDVKLDIIAKRTTGFTGADLENLLNEAALLAARRNRRDISMREVDEAIDRVIVGTEKRSRVISDREKRIVAYHEAGHTIVGYFLEHADMVHKVTIVPRGRAGGYVIMMPKEDRTLVTKQELLDKVTGLLGGRVAEELYIGEIGTGAYSDFQQATSIVRSMIVEYGMSEKLGPMQFGNSQGQVFLGRDFGHEQNYSDAIAYEIDQEMNRFITESYERCRELLQKHSREMHLVAQTLLEVETLDFEQIKHLIETGSLEGLGEGTTGGNDSGPSEGGEPTFDSIGDSQVRLEKDNNPSSAPGAGGTIPNNPTDGSDDNRGSGGGTPTI, encoded by the coding sequence ATGAATCGGTTCATCCGGAATTCTGGGTTCTATTTAATACTTTTTTTAGTCGTGGTGGGCATTGTCCGTTACGTAAGTGACGGAAGTGAAGCTGCCGATAATCCAAGATATGACCAGCTCAAAGCCGCACTGAACAGCGGTAATGTAGCATCGGTAACGATTCAATATGATAACTATGCTTATCTGGTTACCGGTATGTACAAAGAGCAGCCTGAAGGTGCAAAGACCAAGCAGTTTTCATCCTACATCCCTGCCACCGACGCAGCGTTGGATCTAATCAACACTGCCAGTGAAACCAAGGGGACGCAGGTAACCGTTAAGCCTAAGGAAGGCGACAGTATCTGGTTGTCTTTTATTACATCCATGATCCCGCTCGTGATTATGTTTATTCTCTTCTTCTTCCTCTTCAATCAGGCTCAGGGTGGCGGCGGCAAAGTGATGAACTTTGGCAAAAGCCGTGCTCGTCTGTATAACGAAGAAAAGAAAAAGATTACTTTCGAGGATGTAGCCGGTGCAGACGAGGAGAAACAGGAACTCGTCGAAGTGGTTGATTTCCTCAAAGATCCGCGTAAATTCAACACCGTTGGTGCCCGTATCCCTAAAGGGGTACTGCTCGTTGGTCCTCCGGGTACAGGTAAAACGCTCCTTGCTCGCGCTGTAGCCGGTGAAGCAGGAGTACCGTTCTTCAGCATCTCGGGTTCTGACTTCGTCGAAATGTTCGTCGGTGTCGGTGCATCCCGTGTACGTGACTTGTTCGAGAATGCGAAGAAAAATGCGCCATGTATCATCTTTATCGATGAGATTGACGCAGTAGGACGTCAGCGTGGTGCTGGCCTGGGCGGCGGTCACGACGAACGTGAACAAACGCTCAACCAGTTGCTCGTTGAGATGGATGGTTTTGGAGCCAACGAAGGTATTATTATCGTAGCGGCAACCAACCGTCCGGATATTCTGGACCCTGCGCTTCTGCGTCCAGGTCGTTTTGACCGTCAGATTACGGTTGATCGTCCGGATGTCAAAGGCCGTGAAGCGGTACTGAAAGTCCATGCACGTAATAAACCGCTGACCAAGGATGTCAAACTGGACATTATTGCGAAGCGTACAACCGGCTTTACCGGAGCGGATCTGGAGAACCTGCTGAACGAAGCAGCGCTTCTGGCAGCACGCCGCAACCGTCGTGATATTTCCATGCGCGAGGTAGACGAAGCGATTGACCGTGTTATCGTAGGTACAGAGAAACGCAGCCGCGTGATCAGTGACCGCGAGAAACGCATCGTAGCCTACCACGAAGCAGGACATACGATCGTTGGTTACTTCCTGGAGCATGCCGATATGGTACACAAAGTAACAATCGTACCACGCGGACGTGCTGGCGGTTATGTAATCATGATGCCAAAAGAAGATCGCACTCTCGTGACCAAACAGGAACTGCTGGATAAAGTAACCGGTCTCCTGGGCGGACGTGTAGCGGAAGAACTGTATATCGGTGAGATTGGTACCGGCGCATACAGTGACTTCCAGCAGGCGACCAGCATCGTGCGCAGCATGATCGTAGAATACGGTATGAGTGAGAAGCTTGGTCCTATGCAGTTCGGTAACTCGCAGGGTCAAGTATTCCTGGGACGCGATTTCGGACATGAGCAGAACTACAGTGATGCGATTGCCTACGAAATCGATCAGGAAATGAATCGCTTCATTACCGAGTCGTACGAGCGTTGTCGTGAGCTGTTGCAAAAGCACTCTCGCGAAATGCATTTGGTTGCACAGACATTGCTTGAAGTAGAGACACTGGACTTCGAACAAATCAAACATCTGATCGAAACAGGATCACTGGAAGGTTTGGGTGAAGGTACAACTGGCGGTAACGACAGCGGTCCTTCCGAAGGTGGCGAACCTACTTTTGACAGCATTGGCGACTCCCAGGTACGTCTTGAAAAAGACAACAACCCATCATCAGCTCCAGGAGCGGGCGGAACTATTCCAAACAATCCGACAGACGGTTCTGATGATAACCGTGGCTCTGGTGGCGGCACGCCGACCATCTAA
- the nadA gene encoding quinolinate synthase NadA: MEALALEKKAERDAQLRERLLQLKKERNAIILAHYYQRDEIQEVADFRGDSFLLAQKAAQTDADTIVFCGVHFMGESAKILAPNKTVIIPDERAGCPMADMVNVDGLRRLKEKHPNAKVVTYINSSADVKAETDICCTSANAVKVIQSVDSDEIIWVPDKNLGHYVQQHTDKKMIIWEGYCNTHDMLTVKDVIEMRAKHPNAQFVVHPECRPEVVALGDFVGSTTAIIKYCRESDCQEFIVGTEDGTGYQLRKDSPDKAFHFASKYLVCPNMKVNNLKKLVNCLETMKPQIYVPPAIADRARISLERMLEVSSS; the protein is encoded by the coding sequence ATGGAAGCTCTGGCATTGGAGAAAAAGGCAGAACGTGATGCACAATTACGGGAGCGTCTGCTGCAGCTGAAAAAGGAACGAAATGCTATTATTCTGGCACATTATTATCAGCGGGACGAGATTCAAGAAGTGGCTGATTTTCGGGGAGATTCTTTTTTGCTGGCTCAAAAAGCAGCACAGACCGATGCGGATACGATTGTATTTTGCGGGGTTCATTTTATGGGAGAAAGCGCCAAAATTCTCGCACCAAACAAAACCGTCATTATCCCGGATGAACGAGCAGGCTGTCCGATGGCGGATATGGTCAATGTAGACGGACTGCGCCGGCTCAAGGAAAAGCATCCGAATGCCAAAGTAGTCACCTATATCAACTCCTCTGCCGATGTCAAAGCAGAAACCGATATCTGCTGTACGTCCGCCAATGCGGTCAAAGTTATCCAATCCGTCGATTCCGACGAAATTATCTGGGTGCCGGATAAAAACCTCGGTCACTATGTACAGCAGCATACCGACAAGAAAATGATCATCTGGGAAGGATACTGCAATACCCATGATATGCTCACTGTCAAAGATGTGATCGAGATGAGAGCCAAGCATCCGAATGCACAGTTTGTCGTTCATCCGGAATGCCGTCCCGAAGTAGTGGCATTGGGTGACTTTGTAGGTAGTACGACTGCGATTATTAAATATTGCCGGGAGTCGGACTGTCAGGAATTTATTGTGGGTACAGAAGATGGCACCGGCTATCAGCTGCGCAAGGACAGCCCGGACAAAGCATTTCATTTTGCCAGTAAATACCTGGTATGTCCCAATATGAAAGTAAACAACCTCAAAAAGCTCGTAAACTGCCTGGAAACAATGAAGCCGCAAATCTATGTACCACCAGCTATCGCTGACCGTGCACGAATCTCGCTGGAGCGTATGCTGGAAGTCTCTTCTTCCTAG
- the nadB gene encoding L-aspartate oxidase, translated as MNAEYNQSDKKVHHHLVQTTTDILIIGSGIAGLYTAILASEHKNVLLITKKALLESNTRYAQGGIAAVISDDDSPAYHREDTLLAGAGLCSAKAVDILVHEGPSGVQELIRLGTAFDTTDGQLELTREGAHSHRRILHANGDSTGCEIVRALARQAAENDRITIWEHHFTVDLVHKGEECSGAIVQRPDGTRVYVEAEATILCTGGGGQLYEHTTNPDVATGDGLAIAYRAGAILRDMEFVQFHPTALCYPGAPRFLISEAVRGEGAILRNRQGEAFMKRYHPLGDLAPRDIVARAIIKEMRQDGSSNVYLDITHETQEMLQRRFPTIYETCLNYGLDLSSDWIPVAPAAHYMMGGIRTDEYGESSIHRLFACGEVSSTGVHGANRLASNSLSEAIVFGKRIIERIMDSSWSVRKADTEPFYTHWSTPLAETIHAEYDLIAADHRDTLSESRSRGNQQIHRISSSLATRMAQSYFSDQRNVNKFTNLSSDLMLAMDEHEIRKQLQQIMTRYAGISRSGDTLQEGIMLLARLPELSDKDCTYEQLELRNMQLCAALILQAAWYRQESRGGHYREDFPERNDLNWQKHTLQHITRGLMEENRDDV; from the coding sequence ATGAATGCGGAATATAACCAGTCGGATAAAAAAGTGCATCATCATCTGGTGCAGACGACCACGGATATATTAATTATTGGCTCGGGAATAGCAGGTTTGTACACGGCTATCCTCGCAAGTGAACATAAGAACGTGCTATTAATCACAAAGAAAGCCCTTCTGGAAAGCAACACCCGTTATGCCCAGGGCGGTATTGCAGCAGTGATCAGCGATGACGACTCGCCCGCTTATCACCGCGAGGATACACTGCTCGCGGGAGCAGGCCTTTGTTCAGCAAAAGCGGTGGATATCCTCGTGCATGAAGGCCCATCAGGTGTACAGGAGCTGATACGTCTGGGGACTGCTTTTGATACAACTGATGGCCAGCTGGAGCTGACACGTGAGGGAGCACATAGTCATCGCCGTATTTTGCATGCCAATGGGGACTCGACCGGCTGTGAGATTGTAAGAGCATTGGCCCGACAGGCCGCAGAAAATGATCGAATTACAATCTGGGAGCATCATTTTACTGTAGATCTGGTGCATAAAGGAGAAGAATGCAGCGGTGCGATAGTACAGCGGCCGGATGGTACCAGAGTGTATGTGGAGGCAGAAGCGACGATTCTGTGCACAGGCGGAGGCGGTCAGCTGTATGAACATACGACCAATCCGGATGTAGCGACCGGGGATGGCTTGGCAATAGCCTATCGGGCGGGTGCTATACTGCGGGATATGGAGTTTGTACAATTTCATCCGACAGCACTCTGTTATCCCGGGGCTCCCCGTTTTCTGATCTCCGAAGCTGTACGAGGAGAAGGCGCGATTTTACGGAACCGGCAGGGAGAAGCTTTTATGAAGCGATATCATCCTTTGGGTGATCTGGCTCCACGTGATATTGTCGCCCGGGCAATCATAAAAGAGATGCGGCAGGACGGCAGCTCGAACGTGTATCTGGATATTACACATGAGACGCAAGAGATGCTGCAGCGGCGATTTCCGACCATTTATGAGACCTGCCTGAATTATGGACTGGATCTATCCTCCGACTGGATACCGGTTGCACCTGCAGCTCATTACATGATGGGCGGCATCCGTACGGATGAATACGGAGAAAGCAGTATTCACAGGCTATTTGCCTGTGGTGAAGTATCGTCCACCGGCGTTCATGGAGCGAATCGGCTGGCGAGCAACTCACTATCCGAAGCGATCGTATTTGGTAAAAGGATTATCGAGCGCATTATGGATTCTTCCTGGTCTGTCCGAAAGGCAGACACAGAGCCGTTCTACACGCATTGGAGTACTCCGCTGGCAGAAACAATACATGCTGAATATGATCTGATAGCCGCTGATCACAGAGATACGCTGAGCGAATCACGCAGCAGAGGGAACCAGCAGATACACAGGATAAGTTCGTCCTTAGCGACGCGTATGGCACAATCTTATTTTTCCGACCAGAGAAATGTAAATAAATTCACAAACTTATCATCCGATCTAATGCTTGCTATGGATGAGCATGAGATCCGGAAGCAGCTGCAGCAGATCATGACCCGATATGCCGGCATCAGCCGCAGTGGCGATACTTTGCAGGAAGGAATAATGCTTCTCGCCCGGTTACCCGAACTGTCTGATAAGGATTGTACCTATGAACAGCTGGAGCTGCGCAATATGCAGCTGTGTGCCGCTCTGATTTTGCAGGCTGCCTGGTATCGTCAGGAAAGCCGTGGTGGACATTATCGCGAAGATTTCCCGGAACGCAATGATTTGAATTGGCAA